A DNA window from Lutra lutra chromosome 8, mLutLut1.2, whole genome shotgun sequence contains the following coding sequences:
- the KCNMB4 gene encoding calcium-activated potassium channel subunit beta-4 — protein sequence MAAPPQSQALPHARCSHSKLRLNRPVHSYAGALGAGWGSGSAGPAPRRLGRLGPRRQTVTSLAGRGRAARGGSRLPPRGVQVRAPAQAREHVADSPRRAPSARRSPGNSLPTRPARPGPAARLPRAPAAWRLARSRGWLTNPGLEFKIPAAPLALRPLPVSVFGFNFHSGGSQAPAAALPGARPPLAHGRRPWGGRGGKARVGGGWGRAEPPPARGSPRARPSSAAPALGAAARRAGEAAGGRWRRGDTGERRRGGGGGGERGGGGWQGALEAGAARALLAPEGAGGSEAAVAPRASGDRWRRGWGRRRGGGAAAAGWLSPLRPLCSRALPLAAHSPSVVRLRRLLLPPEAVGSAPGAGGGGGARQPPGVGGDGRSSGWLTSTRKPRTRASGSACFSSSPASCRSLSSASAGSVPRCRICKPRRPTARCCRAADAARSSSDLHPVAPTAGPSQYPCVQVYVNNSESNSRALLHNDEHQLLTNPNELWPGDWMRSPLLCHSVSLDYISSDLRFFQCSYIPPCKRENQKNLESVMNWQQYWKDEIGSQPFTCYFNQFQRPDDVLLHRTHDEIVLLHCFLWPVVTFVVGVLIVVLTICAKSLAVKAEAMKKRKFS from the exons ATGGCAGCTCCACCTCAA TCGCAGGCTCTGCCCCACGCGCGATGTTCCCACAGCAAACTCCGCCTGAATCGGCCTGTTCACTCCTATGCTGGCGCCCTCGGGGCGGGCTGGGGGTCGGGGAGCGCGGGGCCCGCGCCAAGGCGGTTGGGAAGGCTAGGACCCCGCCGCCAGACCGTTACTTCGCTCGCTGGGCGTGGAAGGGCGGCGCGCGGCGGGTCACGCCTCCCGCCCCGCGGCGTGCAGGTCCGCGCGCCCGCCCAGGCCCGAGAACATGTGGCGGACTCTCCCCGGCGCGCGCCGAGCGCCCGCCGCTCGCCCGGTAactccctccccacccgcccggcccggcccggcccggcagCCCGTCTCCCCCGAGCGCCCGCTGCCTGGCGGCTGGCTCGCTCTCGCGGCTGGCTGACCAATCCCGGTTTGGAGTTCAAGATTCCCGCCGCTCCGCTGGCACTACGCCCGCtgcctgtttctgtttttggttttaacTTTCACTCGG GAGGATCTCAAGCGCCAGCCGCCGCTCTCCCCGGTGCTCGCCCGCCCCTCGCCCACGGGAGACGTCCCTGGGGCGGGCGGGGCGGAAAGGCCCGGGTCGGCGGCGGGTGGGGCCGGGCGGAGCCGCCTCCCGCACGGGGGAGCCCCCGGGCTCGGCCCAGCTCAGCCGCGCCTGCCCTCGGGGCAGCTGCCCGAAGAGCCGGAGAAGCTGCCGGCGGGCGATGGAGACGGGGAGACACCGGCGAgaggaggcggggtgggggaggcgggggagagCGCGGGGGCGGAGGCTGGCAGGGGGCGCTGGAGGCAGGAGCCGCCCGTGCGCTCCTCGCGCCCGAGGGTGCAGGAGGCTCTGAAGCAGCGGTCGCACCGCGAGCCTCCGGGGACCGCTggcggcggggctgggggcggcggcggggggggggcgctgcCGCCGCCGGGTGGCTGTCGCCGCTTCGGCCCCTTTGTTCTCGCGCGCTCCCCCTCGCCGCCCACTCCCCTTCTGTCGTGCGGCTGCGGCGGCTGCTCCTCCCGCCCGAGGCAGTCGGCTCCGCgccgggggcgggagggggcgggggagcgCGCCAGCCGCCCGGAGTGGGGGGCGATGGCCGAAGCTCCGGGTGGCTTACGAGTACACGGAAGCCGAGGACAAGAGCATCCGGCTCGGCTTGTTTCTCATCATCTCCGGCGTCGTGTCGCTCTTTATCTTCGGCTTCTGCTGGCTCAGTCCCGCGCTGCAGGATCTGCAAGCCACGGCGGCCAACTGCACGTTGCTGTCGTGCAGCAGATGCGGCGAGGTCTTCGAGTGACCTTCACCCTGTGGCGCCGACTGCAGGGCCCTCGCAGTACCCCTGCGTCCAGGTCTACGTGAACAACTCGGAGTCCAACTCCAGAGCGCTGCTGCACAACGACGAGCACCAACTCCTGACCAACCCCAAT GAGCTTTGGCCTGGGGACTGGATGAGGAGCCCTCTCTTATGTCACAGTGTCTCATTGGACTACATTTCATCAGACCTCAGGTTTTTTCAG TGCTCCTATATTCCTCCCTGTAAGAGAGAAAATCAGAAGAACTTGGAAAGTGTCATGAATTGGCAACAGTACTGGAAAGATGAGATTGGTTCCCAGCCATTTACTTGCTATTTTAATCAATTTCAAAG